The Betta splendens chromosome 7, fBetSpl5.4, whole genome shotgun sequence genome includes a window with the following:
- the dhx35 gene encoding probable ATP-dependent RNA helicase DHX35: MAAPLSTMKFWKPGSEAPGISEERELNTETTGSPIVFNPHTALSIEKQRQKLPVFKHRNNILYLVESFQTVIIVGETGCGKTTQIPQYLLEAGWAAEGKVVGVTQPRRVAAISVANRVAEERGALLGHEVGYTIRFDDRSDPHATRIKFLTDGMLVREMMADPLLKKYSVLMLDEAHERTLYTDIAIGLLKKIQKKRRDLRVIVASATLDAKKFHDFFNLNESGDPTKDTCGILTVEGRTFPVDVFYTVSPVPDYVKATVETVLKIHETEDDGDVLAFLTGQEEVEKVASLLQEQARSLSRYGMKKHLRILPMYSGLPYAEQMRVFERVPPSVRKVVVATNIAETSITINGIVFVIDCAFVKLRAYNPRTAIESLVVTPISKASASQRAGRAGRNRPGKCFRLYTEEDFEKLPAATVPEMQRTNLAPVILQLKALGIDNVLRFSFLSPPPAQTMVQALELLYALGGLDHYGRLTDPMGVRMAEFPLSPMFAKMLLESGNFGCSKEIVTIAAMMQIQNIFSVPPNQKKVAAREHRKFAVAEGDHLTMLNVYEAFIKHQKSSQWCQEHFLNYKGLLRAVTVREQLRRLMNKFKVPRTSSEGDPDVILKCIVSGFFSNAARIHHSGSYRTLRDDRELHIHPNSVLYGEKPPKWVVFNEVVQTSKYYMRDVTAVESSWLVELAPHFYKQAKHGSLASKRSRVL; encoded by the exons ATGGCGGCTCCCCTCTCCACGATGAAATTTTGGAAGCCGG GGTCCGAGGCACCGGGCATCTCCGAGGAGCGGGAGCTCAACACAGAAACCACCGGCTCCCCCATCGTCTTCAACCCGCACACCGCCCTCTCCATAGAGAAGCAGCGACAGAAACTCCCCGTGTTCAAG cacagaaacaacatCTTGTATTTGGTGGAGAGCTTCCAGACAGTCATCATAGTCGGTGAGACGGGATGTGGGAAAACCACACAGATACCTCAG TACCTGCTGGAAGCCGGCTGGGCCGCCGAGGGGAAGGTGGTTGGCGTGACGCAGCCTCGGCGCGTGGCTGCTATCTCG GTGGCCAACCGCGTCGCAGAGGAGCGCGGCGCGCTGCTGGGGCACGAGGTGGGCTACACCATCCGCTTTGATGACCGCTCCGATCCACACGCCACGAGGATCAAG TTCCTTACAGATGGCATGCTGGTGCGGGAGATGATGGCTGATCCGCTCCTGAAAAAATACAG TGTGTTGATGCTGGATGAAGCACATGAGAGAACCCTGTACACAGACATAGCCATCGGTTTACTGAAGAAG ATTCAGAAGAAGCGGCGGGACCTCAGGGTGATCGTGGCCTCCGCCACGCTGGATGCCAAG AAATTCCACGACTTCTTCAACCTGAACGAGTCCGGGGACCCGACGAAGGACACGTGTGGGATTCTGACGGTGGAGGGACGAACGTTTCCAGTGGACGTTTTCTACACAGTCag TCCCGTTCCTGATTACGTTAAGGCCACAGTAGAGACGGTGCTAAAGATCCATGAGACGGAAGACGACGGCGACGTCCTGGCTTTTCTCACCGGACAG gaggaggtggagaaggtggCGTCTCTCCTGCAGGAACAGGCCCGGTCTCTGTCACGATACGGCATGAAGAAGCACCTGAGGATCCTGCCCATGTACTCTGGTTTACCGTATGCTGAGCAGATGAGGGTCTTCGAGAGGGTTCCCCCCTCTGTTCGCAAA GTTGTGGTTGCCACCAATATAGCTGAGACCTCTATCACTATAAACGGGATCGTATTCGTCATCGATTGTGCGTTTGTGAAGCTGCGAGCCTACAACCCTCGCACGGCCATCGAGTCCCTGGTGGTCACGCCCATCTCCAAAGCCTCAGCCAGTCAGAGGGCCGGGAGAGCCGGCCGCAACCGGCCTGGGAAGTGCTTCAGGCTGTACACGG AGGAGGACTTTGAGAAGCTGCCTGCCGCCACCGTGCCAGAGATGCAGCGCACCAATCTGGCCCCCGTCATCCTGCAGCTGAAAGCATTGGGCATCGACAACGTGCTGCGGTTCAGCTTCCTTTCT cctccaccggCTCAGACCATGGTTCAGGCTCTGGAACTGCTTTACGCTCTGGGAG GCCTCGACCACTACGGCCGTCTGACCGATCCCATGGGCGTGCGCATGGCCGAGTTCCCGCTCAGCCCCATGTTTGCCAAGATGCTCCTGGAGTCGGGCAACTTCGGCTGCTCCAAGGAGATCGTCACCATAGCGGCGATGATGCAGATCCAGAACATCTTCAGCGTGCCGCCCAATCAGAAGAAAGTGGCC GCGCGGGAGCACAGGAAGTTTGCCGTTGCCGAGGGAGACCACCTCACCATGCTGAATGTTTATGAGGCATTTATTAAg CATCAGAAGAGCTCCCAGTGGTGTCAGGAGCACTTTCTGAACTACAAGGGCCTGCTGCGGGCCGTGACCGTTCGAGAGCAGCTCCGGCGCCTCATGAACAAGTTTAAGGTGCCCCGGACGTCCAGTGAAG GCGACCCCGACGTGATCCTGAAGTGCATCGTATCGGGATTCTTCTCCAACGCAGCTCGCATTCACCACTCCGGTTCCTACAG GACTTTACGGGACGATCGTGAGCTTCACATCCACCCCAACTCTGTGCTGTACGGAGAGAAGCCTCCAAAATG GGTTGTTTTCAACGAAGTGGTGCAGACATCCAAATACTACATGCGTGACGTGACTGCGGTCGAGTCCTCCTGGTTGGTCGAGTTGGCCCCGCACTTCTACAAGCAGGCTAAG CATGGTTCACTGGCCAGCAAGAGATCCAGGGTTCTGTGA
- the rab5if gene encoding uncharacterized protein RAB5IF translates to MTSSSKRKEESHLLNGGVKQSTWSKAFNSNAVWEEKDEFLDVIYWLRQIIAVVLGVIWGVAPLKGFLGIAIFCIINAGVLYVYFSSFQQIDEEEYGGTWELTKEGFMTSFALFLVVWIIFYTALHFD, encoded by the exons ATGACGAGCAGCTCCAAGCGGAAAGAAGAAAGTCATCTGCTGAATGGGGGTGTAAAACAGTCCACATGGAGCAAAGCCTTCAACAGTAACGCCGTTTGGGAGGAGAAG gatGAATTCTTAGATGTGATTTACTGGCTCCGACAAATTATTGCAGTAGTGCTCGGAGTGATATGGGGTGTTGCACCACTGAAGGGGTTTCTAGGTATAGCCAT ATTCTGCATCATCAATGCTGGCGTCCTTTATGTATATTTCAGCAGCTTTCAGCAGATCGATGAGGAAGAGTATGGTGGCACGTGGGAGCTCACCAAAGAAGGCTTCATGACATCGTTTGCTCTGTTTTTG GTGGTGTGGATAATCTTTTACACAGCTCTGCATTTTGACTGA